One Branchiostoma floridae strain S238N-H82 chromosome 15, Bfl_VNyyK, whole genome shotgun sequence DNA window includes the following coding sequences:
- the LOC118431278 gene encoding hydroxysteroid dehydrogenase-like protein 2 isoform X1 — MLNTGKLAGRTIFISGASRGIGKAIALKCARDGANVVIAAKTAEPHPKLPGTIYTAAEEIEAAGGKCLPCIVDIRFEDQVQSAVEQAVQKFGGIDVLVNNASAISLTGTLETPMKRYDLMNGINARGTYLVSQKCLPYLKGGKNPHILNISPPLNMQPHWFKGHVAYTMAKYGMSMCVLGMAEEFKPDRIGVNALWPLTAISTAAMDMLAGVDAQKQCRKPDIMADAAYVVLTRDSKSYTGNFAIDEDVLKEEGVQDMDQYACVPGHPLMPDFFLDITAEELNKGLPQATAAGGASQGTAGGPAKTFEVINSLVSEEILNSVKGVFQFNLTGADEGTWHLDLKNAPGGGGAGEVSSGKPDVLMTMDSEDFVKMFAGEMQPTQAFMSGKLRIKGDLAMAIKLEKLMGQLKSKL; from the exons ATGCTGAATACGGG gaaACTAGCGGGTCGTACCATCTTCATCTCAGGGGCGAGCAGGGGGATAGGGAAAGCCATCGCCCTGAAGTGTGCTCGAGACGGAGCCAACGTTGTCATCGCAGCCAAGACAGCAGAACCCCACCCCAAACTCCCCGGCACCATCTACACAGCAGCTGAAGAAA TTGAGGCAGCGGGAGGAAAATGTCTTCCATGTATCGTGGACATCCGGTTTGAGGACCAG GTGCAGTCAGCAGTAGAGCAGGCTGTGCAGAAGTTTGGAGGGATCGACGTGCTGGTGAACAATGCCAGCGCCATCAGTCTGACTGGGACTCTGGAGACTCCCATGAAGAGATACGACCTCATGAACGGAATCAACGCAAGGGGAACGTATCTTGT TTCCCAGAAGTGCCTTCCGTACCTGAAGGGTGGAAAGAACCCTCACATCTTGAATATCAGTCCTCCCCTCAACATGCAGCCGCACTGGTTCAAGGGGCATGTCG CCTACACCATGGCCAAATATGGCATGTCCATGTGTGTGCTGGGCATGGCAGAGGAGTTCAAGCCTGACAGGATAGGGGTCAATGCCCTCTGGCCTCTGACCG CCATCTCCACAGCTGCCATGGACATGCTGGCCGGGGTTGATGCGCAGAAACAGTGCCGTAAGCCCGACATCATGGCAGACGCTGCGTACGTGGTTCTAACGCGGGACAGCAAGTCTTACACCGGGAACTTTGCTATTGATGAGGATGTTCTGAAGGAGGAGGGAGTACAGGACATGGACCAGTACGCCTGTGTGCCTG GCCACCCCCTGATGCCAGACTTCTTCCTGGACATCACTGCTGAGGAGTTAAACAAGGGGCTTCCCCAGGCCACGGCGGCCGGCGGCGCGTCTCAAGGCACGGCGGGAGGGCCGGCCAAGACGTTTGAGGTCATCAACTCGCTGGTGTCTGAGGAGATCCTCAACTCTGTGAAGGGAGTCTTCCAGTTCAACCTCACAG GTGCGGATGAAGGCACCTGGCACCTGGACTTAAAGAACGCTCCGGGAGGTGGCGGGGCAGGCGAGGTGTCGTCAGGGAAACCGGACGTCCTGATGACGATGGATTCGGAGGACTTTGTGAAGATGTTTGCGGGAGAAATGCAGCCGACCCAGGCCTTCATGTCCGGGAAACTCCGGATCAAGGGCGACCTGGCCATGGCTATCAAACTAGAGAAGCTCATGGGGCAACTGAAGTCCAAGTTGTAG
- the LOC118431278 gene encoding hydroxysteroid dehydrogenase-like protein 2 isoform X2, whose protein sequence is MLNTGKLAGRTIFISGASRGIGKAIALKCARDGANVVIAAKTAEPHPKLPGTIYTAAEEIEAAGGKCLPCIVDIRFEDQVQSAVEQAVQKFGGIDVLVNNASAISLTGTLETPMKRYDLMNGINARGTYLVSQKCLPYLKGGKNPHILNISPPLNMQPHWFKGHVAYTMAKYGMSMCVLGMAEEFRHDGIAVNALWPQTAISTAAMDMLAGVDAQKQCRKPDIMADAAYVVLTRDSKSYTGNFAIDEDVLKEEGVQDMDQYACVPGHPLMPDFFLDITAEELNKGLPQATAAGGASQGTAGGPAKTFEVINSLVSEEILNSVKGVFQFNLTGADEGTWHLDLKNAPGGGGAGEVSSGKPDVLMTMDSEDFVKMFAGEMQPTQAFMSGKLRIKGDLAMAIKLEKLMGQLKSKL, encoded by the exons ATGCTGAATACGGG gaaACTAGCGGGTCGTACCATCTTCATCTCAGGGGCGAGCAGGGGGATAGGGAAAGCCATCGCCCTGAAGTGTGCTCGAGACGGAGCCAACGTTGTCATCGCAGCCAAGACAGCAGAACCCCACCCCAAACTCCCCGGCACCATCTACACAGCAGCTGAAGAAA TTGAGGCAGCGGGAGGAAAATGTCTTCCATGTATCGTGGACATCCGGTTTGAGGACCAG GTGCAGTCAGCAGTAGAGCAGGCTGTGCAGAAGTTTGGAGGGATCGACGTGCTGGTGAACAATGCCAGCGCCATCAGTCTGACTGGGACTCTGGAGACTCCCATGAAGAGATACGACCTCATGAACGGAATCAACGCAAGGGGAACGTATCTTGT TTCCCAGAAGTGCCTTCCGTACCTGAAGGGTGGAAAGAACCCTCACATCTTGAATATCAGTCCTCCCCTCAACATGCAGCCGCACTGGTTCAAGGGGCATGTCG CCTACACCATGGCCAAATATGGCATGTCCATGTGTGTGCTGGGCATGGCAGAGGAGTTTAGGCATGATGGGATAGCAGTGAATGCCCTCTGGCCTCAGACTG CCATCTCCACAGCTGCCATGGACATGCTGGCCGGGGTTGATGCGCAGAAACAGTGCCGTAAGCCCGACATCATGGCAGACGCTGCGTACGTGGTTCTAACGCGGGACAGCAAGTCTTACACCGGGAACTTTGCTATTGATGAGGATGTTCTGAAGGAGGAGGGAGTACAGGACATGGACCAGTACGCCTGTGTGCCTG GCCACCCCCTGATGCCAGACTTCTTCCTGGACATCACTGCTGAGGAGTTAAACAAGGGGCTTCCCCAGGCCACGGCGGCCGGCGGCGCGTCTCAAGGCACGGCGGGAGGGCCGGCCAAGACGTTTGAGGTCATCAACTCGCTGGTGTCTGAGGAGATCCTCAACTCTGTGAAGGGAGTCTTCCAGTTCAACCTCACAG GTGCGGATGAAGGCACCTGGCACCTGGACTTAAAGAACGCTCCGGGAGGTGGCGGGGCAGGCGAGGTGTCGTCAGGGAAACCGGACGTCCTGATGACGATGGATTCGGAGGACTTTGTGAAGATGTTTGCGGGAGAAATGCAGCCGACCCAGGCCTTCATGTCCGGGAAACTCCGGATCAAGGGCGACCTGGCCATGGCTATCAAACTAGAGAAGCTCATGGGGCAACTGAAGTCCAAGTTGTAG